A stretch of Clostridium formicaceticum DNA encodes these proteins:
- a CDS encoding single-stranded DNA-binding protein, whose protein sequence is MNSVVLIGRLARDPELRFTASGKAVATFSIAVNRPFSKTNEADFFNIVVWGKPAENCANYLAKGRLVGIEGRLQSRSYESQAGEKKYVTEIVANQVEFLEWGNKENKTNNNNSSDRVDEFGSVDIDLDDFQAIDEEDGVPF, encoded by the coding sequence ATGAATAGTGTTGTTTTAATTGGACGCCTTGCAAGAGACCCAGAATTACGTTTTACTGCAAGCGGAAAAGCTGTAGCCACCTTTAGTATTGCAGTTAATAGACCCTTTTCAAAAACAAATGAAGCAGATTTTTTTAACATAGTAGTATGGGGAAAGCCTGCTGAAAACTGTGCAAATTACTTAGCTAAAGGAAGATTAGTAGGGATTGAAGGTAGACTTCAGTCTAGATCTTATGAAAGCCAAGCTGGTGAAAAAAAGTACGTTACAGAAATTGTAGCAAACCAAGTAGAGTTTTTGGAATGGGGTAATAAGGAAAACAAGACGAATAATAACAACTCATCTGATAGGGTAGATGAGTTTGGAAGTGTAGATATAGACTTAGATGATTTTCAAGCTATTGATGAAGAAGATGGCGTTCCATTCTAA